Genomic window (Hominilimicola fabiformis):
TGTGGTCATCCATTGTCCAACCGCCGTATGCTGCAATATCATCAAAATGACCTCCGTCTCTGACATCGTTTTGATTCATTATATAATCTCCGACATATCTGCGACTTTCACGTTTTCCCGGAAGAAATCCGACAAATTCAAGTTCCCAGTTATCAGCATTATATTCACCGCTGTTTTTCACAAAATCCCATATACCGTATGCGACGCTTATAAGCTCATCACGAAGTTTTTCTGTGTCGTGAATAGTGTCACCTTCACCGCCGAGTTCCATATACCAAAAATTTTCTTCGGGGTCATTCATATCGGGCAAACGATACGGTAAGTCTTCTTTCGTAAACTTTCTTGCCCAAGACGGAGCAATAAATTTGTGCTTTTTATCTGTTTCCCTTGCCTGAATAAGACACGATAATCCCATTGTTTTCTTATCGGCTTGCTCAGGCGCTATGCTTTCGCCGAACTCATTTCGACTTTCACGTCCCCAACGATATTCTGCACCCGAAAGAGGTGCGAGAATGCTGTCACCCGAACAATCAGCAAACAATTTTGCTTCAATTATATGATAACATTGCGTTGTAGTTTGCCAACCGATAACTTTTTTTATTTTTGAACCGTCCATTTCTATATCATTGCATGAACAATTCAAAATCGGCGTTATATTTTTTTCATTATTGATAAGTTCAAACAGTATAGCGTCCCACATCGGATAACGTCTGTAAGGATTTCTGTACAGGGTTTCAAGTGCAATTTCCTCAATAATGCCTGTTTCTCTGTTGTTTTTACCGTGTGCACCGCACACCCACATTCTGATTTCGCTTGACGCATTGCCGCCATATACAGGGCGGTCATGCATAAGTGCAACCTTTATTCCGTGACGTGCCGCCGCAACTGCCGCACACATACCGGCAAGTCCGCCGCCTACAACACACAAATCAACTTTGTGATAAATACTTTTAAGGTTTGTATTCATTTATTTTCGCTCCTTCCAAGTATTTTTTATGTTAAATTCAAACTTTGTTTCAACCGTTTTTGTTTTAACAATATGTTTCAAATCCACTGTATAGACTGTTTTTTGCTTATTATAATTTGACGCATATGTTACTTCGTTTATTTTACATTCAAAATCAGAAACATTGTAACACATCTCTGTATTTCCGATTTTTAAACCGTTTTCACATTCAGTAGGTTTAACATCAAAAACAAAATGCTCCGTAACATCATTTTTATCTGTGTCAAATGCGAATTTATCGTTTAAAACAATTTTATCATCATAAAATTCAAATTTTCGTGTTAATTCTTTTAATGAGCAATCATTGTAAGCATCTTTACAATCTATTATAAGTTCATTTTCTGTGGCTTTCACAATATTTCCGCGATATTCTTCACCTTCTTGCTGTACAATTCCGTTTACTACAGGCACACTGTGTGCCAATGCCGACGGCGGAAAATATTTATATCTTTTTGAACTGAAATAGTCCGACGTATATTCGCCTCTGCCGGGGTCTGTTACTATTTTATCACCACCGACATTTAACAAAAATACGCCTATATCGTTATGATTATGTGATTCTTTATTATCTCCCGCTTTTGCGGCAAATTCATAATTACTTGTTCTTTTTATATACCAACCTGCATTTTTAAAATAATAAAAACCATTTTCTGATTCTGTTTGTACTTTAATGTTATTTTTTCGCCATGCAAAATCTCTGATAAGATGAGCAAATCTGTAACAACCATCACCGTCAAATTCAAGCGAGCAGTTATCATCATGTACTGCTATTTGGCTGTATTTTTGTTTTAAAAAGTGTATTAAACCGCTTCTTTGCGTAAACTTATCTCCGCAATCGGAAAATGTGACTGTATTATTATTTTTAAACCATAATTTTTGCGGAAATACTGCGATATTTTCAACTTTTTTATTATCGAAAAGATTATCTTTTCCGTCACTGTACTGATACAATAACTGTGCGAAGTATGTAAAATACCCAAAGCCGTATGCCCAATAATTTATTCCCTCTACACACGCACCGTCATCACCAAAACCTTTTAGATAATATTCCAAAGTTTCCTTTATTCGCGGTAAGACTGTTTGAATTTCCTCATCAGTTCCGAAGTATAAAAATGCACTTCCGACACTTCCGGCACATACGGCAGACCAGTTATTCTCTAAACAATCCCAACTGTTTTTTCTGCCTGATAAATAAGGTTTTAAGACACGTCTGTAAACTTCATATTTAATTCTTTCGACTATGGTTTTATCAAGCTTATCGCTTAATATATGCGAAATTTCAGCCAATGCAAATGCCGTTTCAGACGCAAATAAATCAATATGCGTTATACAATTTTCAATATCGGTATTTTGCGGAATATGTGCCGGCAAAGCCCAAGTAAATTCATCAAGAATTGACCATATAATATCTTGCAAGCATAAGCGGTATTTTTCATCATCATATAAAATATTTAGTATTGCAAAGTCGTTCAATCGTCTTCTATGTAAAAAATACTCATATTCATATTCTTTTCGACTGCCTGTAACATAAAACTTTTTAAAAGATGTATATGTCAATGCGGCTATGTCTTTATTTGCAAATTTTTCTGAATCCGACTTTATTCTCTCAACCTGTTGTTTCAAAAATATATCGTTTTTTACGTTTTCTTTTATGTTTTTATTCTCTGTAAAAAGTCTGTTTGTCATTTTCTACTCCTCAATAAAACCTGCTTTTGTCACGCATTCAAGCCATGCACGAGCCATTATTTCATGTCCCGCATTTGTCGCATGAATACAATCGACTGACCAATGTTCTGGAGGTGCAATTTTTAATGCCTCTTGAAATTTTTCAAAATACGGTACAAACACTGCATTATACTTATCAGCAAGTTCCTTTACTATCTGACGACGCTCCGTGAGTTGTCCGTTCCAAACGTCCCAATCTCTGACTATATCACGACCTAGTTCGGGAGTATTATTTGTAATCTTAAATAGAAACGGTTCTCCAAGCACCAATTTTAAATCTTTATTCTTCTCTAATGCCTCATTTATCATTAACTCATATATAAACTTAAATTTCTTTGCGTCCGCACCTTGATTCATACGTATTGCAAAGCCAATATCATTCACTCCGCTTAAAATACTTAAAATATTACAATCAATATTTAATGCTTCCTCAATCCAGCGACTGTATGTATCGGCAATACGACTGCCGTTATACGCTTTATTCCATACTACAGTATCGGGATAATCGCATAAAAGCTTTGACGCAATCAGATTAACATAGCCGTAACCGTATGCTTGAACAGGATTATGACCTGTTTTATCTCTTCCGCAATCTGTAAGTGAATCACCTTGAAACAATATCTTTAACATAACTATTTCCCCTCTTTTATTCTGATTTTTCCGTACATATGTGCTGTTTTGTCCGGCATTGTAGAATGAAATAATGTGTATGGGTATCTAAGCATACTCGTTTCTTCAACTTTTGCCTCAAGTTCCATAAGAAAACTGTCTGTATTTTTACTGATACCTAATTTTTCAAAAGTTAATTTTACTGTTTCGCCTTTTTTTAGTTTAAACGGCGTTTTTACTATTTCTTTAACTTTCGGTTCATTTTTGAAAACATATGTAATTTCAGCCGGGCATCTAAGTTGCGGTGCCGGTACAAGTTCATTGCCTTTTTTCAAAAGTGCATATATTTCGCCGAAGTCTGTTTCCTCTGCCGAAAACATAACTTCGCCCTCTGCACTCGGTACAGGCATTGCAGTGTACAATAAAAATTCAGTTGTCTTTTCAGAGTCGTTCATTATGATAAGCTCACTGTCTTTCACCGCAATTCTTACTTCCGCACATTTTGTATTATAGTAATTTACAAATTGATATTTCGGACAATCGTTTATATTTTCCGACACAATCATAGGCAATTCCG
Coding sequences:
- a CDS encoding FAD-dependent oxidoreductase; this encodes MNTNLKSIYHKVDLCVVGGGLAGMCAAVAAARHGIKVALMHDRPVYGGNASSEIRMWVCGAHGKNNRETGIIEEIALETLYRNPYRRYPMWDAILFELINNEKNITPILNCSCNDIEMDGSKIKKVIGWQTTTQCYHIIEAKLFADCSGDSILAPLSGAEYRWGRESRNEFGESIAPEQADKKTMGLSCLIQARETDKKHKFIAPSWARKFTKEDLPYRLPDMNDPEENFWYMELGGEGDTIHDTEKLRDELISVAYGIWDFVKNSGEYNADNWELEFVGFLPGKRESRRYVGDYIMNQNDVRDGGHFDDIAAYGGWTMDDHNPAGINTKDKPNIFHPAPSPFGIPYRCLYSVNIENLYFAGRNISVTHTAMSASRVMATCALLGQAVGTASAIAIKNGVTPREISEKYICELQQMLMDDDCWLPYCKTKISELTKSATITSTGEDAELLLNGIERHYGDDKNCWSGKIGDTVTFSFDSEKAINEVRFVFNSDLNRETTGAGKYIPEKMNTCNVHKNAPALNVPKTLVKNMKIEIKNADDKWQEIDGIKENHQRLVKIKIGKTTKAIRFTLTSTNGNEIADIYSIDLR
- a CDS encoding heparinase II/III domain-containing protein — encoded protein: MTNRLFTENKNIKENVKNDIFLKQQVERIKSDSEKFANKDIAALTYTSFKKFYVTGSRKEYEYEYFLHRRRLNDFAILNILYDDEKYRLCLQDIIWSILDEFTWALPAHIPQNTDIENCITHIDLFASETAFALAEISHILSDKLDKTIVERIKYEVYRRVLKPYLSGRKNSWDCLENNWSAVCAGSVGSAFLYFGTDEEIQTVLPRIKETLEYYLKGFGDDGACVEGINYWAYGFGYFTYFAQLLYQYSDGKDNLFDNKKVENIAVFPQKLWFKNNNTVTFSDCGDKFTQRSGLIHFLKQKYSQIAVHDDNCSLEFDGDGCYRFAHLIRDFAWRKNNIKVQTESENGFYYFKNAGWYIKRTSNYEFAAKAGDNKESHNHNDIGVFLLNVGGDKIVTDPGRGEYTSDYFSSKRYKYFPPSALAHSVPVVNGIVQQEGEEYRGNIVKATENELIIDCKDAYNDCSLKELTRKFEFYDDKIVLNDKFAFDTDKNDVTEHFVFDVKPTECENGLKIGNTEMCYNVSDFECKINEVTYASNYNKQKTVYTVDLKHIVKTKTVETKFEFNIKNTWKERK
- a CDS encoding SGNH/GDSL hydrolase family protein, with amino-acid sequence MLKILFQGDSLTDCGRDKTGHNPVQAYGYGYVNLIASKLLCDYPDTVVWNKAYNGSRIADTYSRWIEEALNIDCNILSILSGVNDIGFAIRMNQGADAKKFKFIYELMINEALEKNKDLKLVLGEPFLFKITNNTPELGRDIVRDWDVWNGQLTERRQIVKELADKYNAVFVPYFEKFQEALKIAPPEHWSVDCIHATNAGHEIMARAWLECVTKAGFIEE